From Thermothelomyces thermophilus ATCC 42464 chromosome 6, complete sequence, the proteins below share one genomic window:
- a CDS encoding polyketide synthase-like protein gives MIHPSSQQNRLSAEHVEVLCSAISSETGRKFDVTDIEVPFADLCLDPFAVMNVLETVRERTGIELPASLFRDCSSVAEIANKLGATTISAPSGSSISPHGGLVQAAFADIGKLLGKVEDEAGTSNFWSDVHPAQMRLVLAYVNESFARLGSPLSGMAPNTPLSIPPGVLPKHHRVLRGAIFDILKIGGLVERRGDRYVRTSTPVDTTPAEVIYEKLIREHPLHANTHRLLHVTGSRFAECLSGEADPLKLLFGKSKDLLQDFYTNAPMSVVASELLAALLRTVFSKISREQNRAVEILEVGAGLGGTTQFVLDMLVEAGIPFRYVFTDISASFLSAAKARYKDLHPGSIEYLVLDIEKEPPGHLQDRFDAVISTNCIHATKDLIVSCTNARRLVRPGGFFALVEFTTRLYWLDLVFGLLDGWWLFTDDRTHCTTNEAVWKAKLAASGFSDVLWVEGEGGRKPNPQLIIGCTE, from the exons ATGATCCATCCATCGAGTCAACAAAACCGGCTCTCGGCGGAGCACGTCGAGGTACTATGTAGCGCCATCTCGAGCGAGACGGGACGCAAATTTGATGTCACCGACATCGAAGTCCCCTTCGCCGACCTGTGTCTGGACCCCTTCGCGGTGATGAACGTGCTCGAGACAGTAAGGGAGCGCACCGGGATCGAACTCCCCGCCTCGCTCTTTCGAGACTGCAGCAGCGTTGCTGAGATTGCCAACAAGCTTGGAGCTACTACCATCAGCG CACCATCTGGCTCGTCGATCTCTCCCCACGGTGGACTGGTCCAGGCGGCATTTGCAGATATCGGAAAGCTGCTTGGGAAAGTCGAGGACGAAGCTGGAACCAGCAATTTCTGGTCAGATGTGCACCCGGCTCAAATGAGACTCGTCCTTGCCTACGTCAATGAGTCCTTCGCCCGGCTGGGATCTCCGCTAAGCGGCATGGCGCCCAATACCCCGCTGTCGATCCCGCCCGGCGTCTTGCCCAAGCACCACCGGGTGCTGCGCGGGGCCATCTTTGACATTCTCAAGATCGGCGGGCTAGTGGAGCGCCGAGGCGATCGCTACGTCCGCACGAGCACCCCGGTCGACACGACCCCGGCCGAGGTGATCTACGAGAAGCTGATTCGGGAGCACCCGTTGCACGCCAACACGCACCGCCTCCTCCACGTCACCGGCTCGCGGTTCGCAGAATGCCTCTCGGGCGAGGCCGACCCCCTCAAGCTCCTGTTCGGCAAGAGCAAGGACCTGCTGCAGGACTTCTACACAAACGCCCCCATGTCCGTCGTCGCCTCCGAGCTGCTTGCCGCCCTTCTCAGGACCGTCTTCTCCAAGATATCCCGTGAGCAGAACCGCGCAGTTGAGATACTCGAGGTCGGCGCCGGCCTGGGTGGCACAACCCAGTTCGTCCTCGACATGCTCGTGGAAGCCGGGATCCCCTTCAGATACGTCTTCACCGACATCTCGGCCTCTTTCTTGTCTGCTGCCAAGGCCAGATACAAAGACCTCCACCCGGGTAGCATCGAGTATCTGGTCCTCGACATCGAGAAAGAACCGCCCGGTCATCTTCAAGACCGGTTTGACGCCGTCATATCGACCAACTGCATCCACGCCACCAAAGATCTTATCGTCTCCTGTACCAACGCGCGGCGCCTGGTCCGTCCCGGTGGCTTCTTTGCCTTGGTCGAGTTCACCACTCGGCTCTATTGGCTAGACCTTGTCTTCGGCCTGCTGGACGGATGGTGGCTCTTTACTGACGATAGGACCCATTGCACAACGAATGAGGCCGTGTGGAAGGCGAAGCTGGCCGCATCCGGATTCTCTGACGTTCTGTGGGTGGAGGGCGAAGGGGGCCGA